Part of the Coccinella septempunctata chromosome 3, icCocSept1.1, whole genome shotgun sequence genome is shown below.
TTGTCGACTCGTGCCGTTGGTCGATCCGGTCTTGGCTGGGTGTTTCTAGGCGGTGACGGCGGTGTTTGTGGTCTGTTGTGACCTACTGGTACTGGTGGTTCTGAGTTTCCTGATATGTTTTCGGTGTCCAAGGAGAAAGTGGCCTGTTGTCGGTTTTGTTGGGACGGACGATACGTCAGGTGGGGCTCGTCAAGAAGACCTGGTTTCGACGGTGgcctggtgtactggctcatttgCCACTGTACTAACTCGAAAACCTTTCCTTTTCGCAGGAGCTCATCGTAGGTGTTAGTCTCCTGGAATGCTAAGGCCTGTTGTAGGGTCGGTAACAGCCTCTGCCTGATGATTCGGATTTGTTCCGATTCGGTTGGTCTACTGTATGTTAACTTCTGGAACAAATTCTGCATTCGAGTGACGTACATCAGCAGTTTTTCATCAGGACCCTGCGTtctcctttttatttcttccaacaggttCTCCTCATAGTTCACCGGTAAAAATGCTTCCTTAAGCTGCTCCTTGAAATCCTGCCAGTTCCTGAATGTACCCCTCCTggggatgaaccaatccctGGCATCCTTCCGCAGTAGTTCATAAACTGACTCGAACACTTGTTCTAGGGATACCTTACGAGACTCGGCCAATCTCTCCACCTCCTCGATGAAGCCGCTCACACTACCTGTGccaccaaatgaaatattccatttgtgGACAGGAATGGTTGGCACCGGTGACGGTCGAGGTTCCGGCTCTAATGGTACTCTCTCTCTGGTCATGGTCCTGCCAGAGCTCACACAAGATgtaggtaagtgtggaaaagacactctgcgggtagaattaatccatcttctCGGTGTCCGATCTTCAGGTGatgctgtcccacagtcctgtgactgggtGACAGGTAATGCCGGTATCTgccgcagtaatgctgtacatgtccgccttgtctcgttcatgacatgttctaatgttttattccttacaggtgtaccagtatgtgagacatcaGCAGCTGTCAGAAGATTGACCCCATCTCCAAGATCAATCAGGGATGTTTCAGCTCTTTCTGGTTGGATCggggacatcccaggtgaactgggaacctccacatccaagaggGACCGTTCCTGCTGACTGGATGGCTGTCCACGGGTGTTGCTACTACTCAGTTGCTCCAGCGTCTCCAAGGCCTTAGTTGTAGTCGCCTTCAGTTGTTCGATCAGTTGTAACTGTGCTTCATCGgaagtgacaataaagttcagtcttccctgaatgtgtgttaatcttgtgaatattcgcgaaaattcgttagtcgCATTAGCGTGATTGAAATTCTGAAGTGCTTCCACtagatcggtgagtttattctggcaaatgtcgatatccagtgtggggttcattgatgtgcaaggctgtagcggtatgtctgactgtaacacttgtcgtag
Proteins encoded:
- the LOC123310045 gene encoding uncharacterized protein LOC123310045 isoform X1; protein product: MSQVLQRLPDKLTFVGIETDTLRDSANLSTSSMKPLTLPVPPNEIFHLWTGMVGTGDGRGSGSNGTLSLVMVLPELTQDVGDAVPQSCDWVTGVPVCETSAAVRRLTPSPRSIRDVSALSGWIGDIPGELGTSTSKRDRSC
- the LOC123310045 gene encoding uncharacterized protein LOC123310045 isoform X2, whose product is MSQVLQRLPDKLTFVGIETDTLRDSANLSTSSMKPLTLPVPPNEIFHLWTGMVGTGDGRGSGSNGTLSLVMVLPELTQDVGVPVCETSAAVRRLTPSPRSIRDVSALSGWIGDIPGELGTSTSKRDRSC